The Candidatus Paceibacterota bacterium genome has a segment encoding these proteins:
- a CDS encoding glycosyl hydrolase, which yields MTQRGLVAILTLTVIVASALPSGSAELQQAFRSPPESAKPLTWWHWIDGNVTKPGITRDLEAMKRAGIGGCYLFSIGGFFPEGPVKFRQEQWYDLLDHTIREAARLGLVFGVHNCDGWSEAGGPWITPETSMKELTHASVDATGPSRFAASLPAPPSKENFYRDIAVVAFRLPAGERVNGPASGTRMTGSIRAAELKALGDGQRQPRAAFPQSGKGHRIELDLGAPRLLRTMVLHNVSGYVQDEDFPACVEASADGQAWQPAGTFCFSWDTADGAKPITVALGELNTRYLRLSFTNLWPVQIGEVELTSAAKLHFAEAKAGWLRCRGHGGEARNYARYPGPDRRLQPPAGYLVASTNVLDLTAKVSPDGRLQWDVPPGRWRILRVGYTSNGRSNKPATPAGRGLECDKLDASIVRAHLDQYVGQLVKRFGPAVGKTFAAVETDSWECDVQNWTAGLENRLRQRTGIAIVPWLPLLIEGWMVDSPDASERMLWDWRRFLADQFAQHFFGEVGRYLREKGLTHVIEGSGRQMYLYDPIGYQRPGDVPMGEFWLNAGAGQGVRVDNKVAASTAHITGGRVVASESYTASAPFAKWQNHPYTLKPLGDRAFCAGVNRFVFHTFAHQPYDVTGPGFTMAVWGLNCNRANTWWEPGRAWMQYLARCNHLLQEGRFVADVLWFIGEDVPNRIGWRDELDPPLPPGYDFDACDAAALLQAKIEGGRIVLPSGMSYRVLLLANRTTMRPAVLRKISELISSGAVVVGPRPQQSPSLADLGKGDREVKDLSQQLWGPCDGLKVKEHAAGTGHLYWGLSFPEIFNRLSLAPDFECNAKSSDAEILYIHRRIESADVYFVSNQKLRTEPITARFRVAGRQPELWDPVTGAITRPAVFIATPSGVQLNLSLDPAGSLFVVFREPMPARHVVAAAGESDLAFHAGESLVARVWQPGVQTVEYNDGSRRELDIQDVPSSIELAGPWNITFPPNLGAPPSATFAKLVSWTHRAEDGIRYFSGTATYTREFEVSPQSLGPGREAWLDLGDVRVTAEVRLNGQDLGILWKPPFRLDATAAVKPGTNRLEVRVTNLWPNRMIGDERLPDSLTWTKGRALPAQWPEWLLQGEPRPDGRITFCTRKVYTKDDPLLASGLLGPVRLTFARRVEL from the coding sequence ATGACTCAACGTGGTCTGGTTGCCATTCTCACTCTTACGGTCATCGTGGCCTCGGCACTTCCATCGGGCAGCGCCGAACTGCAGCAAGCGTTCAGGAGTCCGCCCGAATCCGCCAAACCGCTGACGTGGTGGCATTGGATTGACGGCAATGTCACCAAGCCGGGCATCACGCGCGACCTCGAGGCCATGAAGCGGGCCGGGATCGGCGGCTGCTATTTGTTCAGCATTGGCGGCTTCTTCCCGGAGGGTCCAGTAAAATTCCGGCAGGAACAGTGGTATGACCTGCTTGACCATACCATAAGGGAAGCCGCACGCCTGGGTCTCGTGTTTGGCGTGCACAACTGTGACGGCTGGTCGGAGGCGGGAGGCCCGTGGATCACTCCGGAGACCTCGATGAAGGAACTGACGCACGCGAGCGTGGATGCAACCGGCCCTTCGCGGTTCGCGGCCAGCCTGCCCGCACCGCCCAGCAAGGAGAATTTCTACCGGGACATCGCGGTGGTCGCTTTCCGCTTGCCTGCGGGGGAACGGGTGAATGGACCGGCCTCCGGCACGCGCATGACGGGGTCAATCAGAGCTGCCGAACTCAAGGCGCTCGGTGACGGCCAACGGCAGCCACGCGCGGCATTTCCCCAATCCGGCAAGGGGCACCGGATCGAGCTCGACCTGGGAGCCCCGCGCTTGTTGCGGACAATGGTTCTTCACAACGTGAGCGGCTACGTCCAGGACGAGGACTTCCCCGCTTGCGTGGAAGCCTCCGCCGATGGCCAGGCCTGGCAGCCGGCCGGCACGTTTTGTTTCTCCTGGGACACCGCCGACGGCGCCAAACCGATCACCGTTGCGCTGGGCGAGCTGAACACCCGTTACCTGCGGCTGTCGTTCACCAACCTCTGGCCGGTTCAAATCGGGGAAGTGGAGCTGACCTCCGCCGCCAAGCTCCACTTCGCCGAGGCCAAGGCCGGCTGGCTGCGCTGCCGCGGGCATGGCGGGGAGGCGCGCAACTATGCCCGATATCCCGGACCGGATCGGCGCCTGCAACCGCCCGCCGGGTATTTGGTTGCCAGCACAAATGTCCTGGACCTGACCGCCAAGGTCAGCCCCGACGGGCGGCTGCAATGGGATGTCCCGCCCGGCCGCTGGCGCATTCTGCGGGTGGGCTACACGAGCAATGGCCGCTCCAATAAACCCGCCACCCCAGCCGGCCGTGGACTCGAATGCGACAAGCTGGACGCCAGCATCGTGCGGGCCCATCTGGACCAATATGTCGGGCAACTCGTCAAGCGGTTCGGCCCCGCGGTCGGCAAGACATTTGCGGCCGTGGAAACCGACAGTTGGGAGTGCGACGTTCAGAACTGGACGGCGGGCCTCGAAAACCGCTTGAGGCAGCGCACCGGCATCGCGATCGTGCCATGGCTGCCGCTGTTGATCGAAGGCTGGATGGTGGACAGCCCGGACGCCTCCGAGCGCATGCTGTGGGACTGGCGCCGTTTTCTGGCCGATCAATTCGCGCAGCACTTCTTCGGCGAGGTCGGGCGTTACCTTCGCGAGAAGGGCCTGACGCATGTCATCGAGGGGTCGGGGCGCCAGATGTATCTCTATGATCCCATCGGTTACCAGCGGCCCGGAGACGTCCCAATGGGCGAGTTCTGGCTGAACGCCGGCGCCGGGCAGGGGGTGCGCGTGGACAACAAGGTTGCCGCGAGCACCGCGCATATCACCGGCGGCCGTGTGGTCGCCTCCGAGTCCTACACGGCCAGCGCGCCGTTTGCCAAATGGCAAAACCATCCTTACACGCTTAAGCCGCTCGGTGACCGCGCCTTCTGCGCCGGGGTGAACCGCTTCGTCTTCCATACCTTCGCCCATCAGCCGTATGACGTCACCGGGCCTGGTTTTACCATGGCAGTCTGGGGTTTGAACTGCAACCGGGCCAACACCTGGTGGGAACCGGGGCGGGCCTGGATGCAGTACCTGGCCCGCTGCAACCATCTGTTGCAGGAAGGGCGCTTCGTTGCGGACGTGCTTTGGTTCATCGGCGAGGACGTGCCCAATCGCATTGGCTGGCGGGATGAGCTCGATCCGCCCCTGCCGCCCGGGTACGACTTCGACGCCTGCGACGCCGCCGCGCTGCTGCAGGCAAAGATCGAGGGGGGGCGCATTGTCCTGCCGAGCGGGATGAGCTACCGCGTGTTGCTGCTGGCCAACCGCACCACCATGCGCCCGGCGGTGCTGCGGAAGATCTCGGAACTCATCAGCTCGGGCGCCGTGGTGGTCGGTCCCCGCCCGCAACAGTCGCCCAGCCTGGCTGACCTCGGCAAAGGCGACCGTGAGGTGAAGGACCTCAGCCAGCAACTCTGGGGCCCCTGCGATGGTTTAAAAGTCAAGGAGCATGCCGCCGGCACAGGCCACCTCTACTGGGGTCTGTCGTTCCCGGAAATATTCAACCGCCTGAGCCTGGCGCCGGATTTCGAGTGCAACGCAAAGAGCAGCGACGCCGAAATCCTCTACATTCACCGACGGATCGAGAGTGCGGATGTCTACTTCGTTTCAAACCAGAAGCTGCGAACCGAGCCGATCACCGCCAGGTTCCGTGTCGCGGGACGCCAGCCGGAGTTGTGGGACCCGGTCACGGGGGCCATCACCCGGCCAGCGGTTTTCATTGCCACACCGTCAGGCGTGCAATTGAACCTGTCGCTCGATCCGGCGGGTTCACTGTTTGTGGTATTCCGTGAACCCATGCCGGCGCGGCACGTCGTGGCAGCCGCCGGGGAGTCGGACCTGGCCTTCCACGCCGGGGAAAGCCTGGTTGCGCGCGTCTGGCAACCGGGCGTCCAGACGGTGGAGTATAACGATGGATCCAGGCGGGAATTGGACATCCAGGACGTGCCCTCGTCCATCGAACTTGCCGGGCCATGGAACATCACATTCCCGCCCAACCTCGGCGCCCCGCCGTCAGCCACGTTCGCCAAACTGGTATCCTGGACCCACCGCGCGGAAGACGGCATCCGATACTTCTCCGGCACCGCAACCTACACCCGCGAGTTTGAAGTAAGCCCTCAGAGCCTTGGACCGGGGCGCGAGGCATGGCTCGACCTGGGCGATGTGCGGGTAACGGCCGAAGTCCGTCTTAACGGACAGGACCTGGGCATCTTGTGGAAGCCGCCTTTCCGCCTTGACGCCACCGCAGCCGTCAAACCCGGCACGAACCGGCTCGAAGTGCGGGTGACTAATTTGTGGCCGAACCGCATGATCGGAGACGAACGCTTGCCCGACAGCCTAACGTGGACAAAAGGGCGAGCTCTGCCGGCGCAGTGGCCGGAGTGGCTCCTCCAAGGCGAGCCCCGGCCTGACGGGCGCATAACCTTCTGCACCCGAAAAGTCTATACGAAGGACGATCCGCTGTTGGCCTCCGGCCTGCTCGGCCCGGTTCGACTCACGTTCGCGCGGCGGGTGGAACTATGA